A part of Halobacillus shinanisalinarum genomic DNA contains:
- a CDS encoding ROK family transcriptional regulator, translated as MNKLKTWNQNTIRNGNKSLVLKSIMTHAPISRAEIAKKTGLNKGTVSSQVTELLKEDLIYEKGPGESSGGRRPVMLLFNRHAGYCIGIDIGVNYILGILTDLEGNVCEETSTTFHQLSYENINEKLFEIVDFLITASPQSPYEIVGIGIGVPGAVNNDGKILLSPNLGWQNVNLKQLINEKYNCPVIIENEANAGAYGEKKFGVGKEGKDIVYVSVGVGIGVGLVLNGKLYRGSNGFSGELGHMTIEVNGAKCQCGNKGCWELYASEKALINYAHKMGYTREQDTLEKMIRLTNGGNVDMIKSFQTIGAYLGIGITNIINTFNPEKVIIGNRLVAAKQWIKEPLLEKTQNNALWFQKDDVNVCFSELHKHATALGVSAFTVENFLKVDILQD; from the coding sequence ATGAATAAATTAAAAACGTGGAATCAGAACACGATTAGAAATGGAAATAAATCACTAGTGTTAAAGTCAATCATGACACATGCTCCTATCTCTAGAGCCGAAATCGCAAAAAAAACAGGATTAAATAAAGGTACAGTATCCTCTCAAGTTACTGAACTTTTAAAGGAAGATTTAATTTATGAAAAAGGACCTGGGGAATCAAGTGGAGGAAGGAGACCTGTCATGCTGCTGTTTAATCGACATGCAGGGTACTGTATAGGTATTGATATTGGGGTCAATTATATTTTGGGAATACTTACAGACTTAGAAGGAAATGTGTGCGAAGAAACATCAACTACCTTCCATCAGCTTTCTTATGAAAATATTAATGAAAAGTTATTTGAAATTGTTGATTTTCTTATTACTGCCTCTCCACAAAGTCCTTATGAAATAGTAGGAATCGGTATCGGTGTTCCTGGAGCAGTCAATAACGATGGGAAAATTCTACTTTCCCCTAATCTCGGCTGGCAAAATGTAAACCTTAAACAATTAATTAATGAGAAATACAATTGTCCTGTCATTATTGAAAACGAAGCCAATGCAGGTGCTTATGGAGAGAAAAAGTTCGGTGTAGGCAAGGAGGGAAAAGATATCGTCTACGTTAGTGTAGGCGTCGGAATCGGTGTTGGTTTAGTACTGAATGGTAAGTTGTACCGAGGTAGTAATGGTTTTTCTGGTGAGTTGGGGCATATGACTATCGAAGTAAATGGTGCAAAGTGTCAATGTGGGAATAAAGGTTGCTGGGAATTGTATGCCTCTGAAAAAGCGTTGATTAATTATGCCCACAAGATGGGATATACAAGAGAACAAGACACCCTCGAAAAGATGATTCGTTTAACAAATGGAGGAAACGTAGACATGATAAAATCTTTTCAGACAATCGGAGCCTATTTAGGAATCGGGATCACGAACATTATCAATACATTCAACCCTGAAAAAGTAATTATAGGAAATCGGCTGGTTGCCGCCAAACAATGGATTAAAGAACCATTGCTTGAAAAGACTCAAAATAACGCCTTATGGTTTCAAAAAGATGACGTGAATGTCTGCTTTTCAGAATTACACAAGCATGCCACAGCTCTGGGAGTCTCCGCGTTCACAGTCGAAAATTTTCTTAAGGTGGATATACTTCAAGACTGA
- a CDS encoding ABC transporter substrate-binding protein: MKERKILLLFISLLVTLFIVGCSGDSMSSKDSGGGKENSEGKEEILLWHYYTGSEEILVDLQEKFNESQDDIELNLEYIPFSDMKKQLAIGSAGDTLPDLIISDTVDNASLASMGVLEDITDRIDEWGQTDKFLKGPMDSTVFKGRNYGLPITSNALGLFYNKAKLEEAGISEPPSNWNELKESANKLTTESQKGIGISAVKSEESTFQFYPFLYSAGGNYKELGDEKAIDALRLIDDLMEKGFMSQDVLNSTQDDLTRKFSAGEIGMMVNGPWIIDRLKEESPDLDFGITPIPKNERFSSVLGGDNMALIKDGNVDAAWKFMTWLLEPEQLEEFAVGTGYFPPRKDVLNQSDYWKNDEHLSEFIPIMETAEARGPSPEWPEISEAIQNAIQEALTDTKTPKEALEDASTKVQEITQE; encoded by the coding sequence TTGAAAGAAAGGAAAATACTTCTACTATTTATTAGTCTGTTAGTAACTCTTTTCATAGTAGGGTGCAGTGGTGATTCGATGTCTTCTAAGGATAGTGGAGGAGGGAAGGAAAATAGTGAAGGTAAAGAAGAAATTCTTTTATGGCACTATTACACTGGGTCTGAAGAAATATTGGTTGATTTACAGGAAAAGTTTAATGAATCCCAAGATGACATAGAATTAAATTTGGAATATATACCTTTCAGTGATATGAAAAAGCAACTAGCCATAGGATCGGCTGGAGATACGTTACCAGACTTGATCATCTCTGATACGGTTGACAATGCTTCCCTGGCTTCGATGGGAGTGTTGGAAGATATTACAGATAGAATCGACGAGTGGGGCCAAACCGATAAATTTCTTAAAGGCCCAATGGATTCAACGGTCTTTAAGGGTAGAAATTATGGTCTGCCAATTACAAGTAATGCTTTAGGTTTATTTTATAATAAAGCAAAGCTTGAAGAAGCGGGTATTTCCGAACCTCCTTCTAATTGGAATGAATTAAAGGAATCAGCAAATAAACTGACTACAGAAAGTCAAAAAGGTATTGGTATTTCAGCAGTGAAATCGGAAGAATCAACTTTCCAATTTTACCCATTTTTGTACTCTGCTGGTGGTAATTATAAGGAATTAGGTGATGAAAAAGCTATCGATGCTTTACGTTTAATAGATGATTTGATGGAGAAAGGTTTCATGAGCCAAGATGTATTAAACTCCACTCAAGACGATTTAACTCGAAAATTCAGTGCTGGAGAAATCGGTATGATGGTGAATGGTCCTTGGATCATTGACCGATTGAAAGAGGAAAGTCCAGATTTGGATTTCGGAATCACTCCTATTCCTAAAAATGAGCGATTCTCTTCTGTCCTTGGTGGGGATAATATGGCATTGATTAAGGATGGAAACGTTGACGCAGCCTGGAAATTCATGACTTGGTTACTCGAACCTGAGCAATTGGAAGAATTTGCAGTTGGCACTGGTTACTTCCCACCTCGTAAGGATGTATTGAATCAATCTGATTATTGGAAAAATGATGAACACTTAAGCGAATTCATCCCAATCATGGAAACGGCTGAAGCTCGAGGACCTTCCCCAGAATGGCCTGAAATTTCTGAAGCGATCCAAAATGCTATCCAGGAAGCACTTACAGATACGAAGACTCCAAAGGAAGCACTTGAGGATGCATCAACTAAGGTACAAGAAATAACTCAAGAATAA
- a CDS encoding glycoside hydrolase family 31 protein, with translation MDSVFRVDQNRLIREYDSETIWLEPWGINSLRVRSTFKEVMLNEDWALLGPDRTSPDIVIKDNKASIQNGKIRAEITAAGKITFLNQKNDVLLEEYVRNRKNIDEFCSALKIDAREFKPHLGGDYQLSQRFESDPKEKIFGMGQYQQPYMDVKNCTLELAQRNSQASIPFALSSLGYGFLWNNPAIGKVTFGKNMTEWSVYSTQQLDYWITAGDTPAEIEEAYATATGKVPNMPDYGLGFWQCKLRYQTQEELLEVAREYKQRELPISVIVIDYFHWPTQGDWRFDPEYWPDPEAMANELNDMGIELMVSIWPTVDKQSENFQEMLQKGYLTRTDRGIRTTHDFLGQTLYFDATNPSARDYVWQKAKKNYYDKGIKTFWLDEAEPEYNVYDFDNFRYHKGPNLQVGNIYPTMFAKAFYDGMKEEGQEDVVNLVRCGWAGSQRYGSLIWSGDIDSSFAAMRDQFAIGLNMGLSGIPWWTTDIGGFHGGNPEDLDFRECIIRWFQYGAFCPVFRLHGDREPHSEPLGDSGGGLCPSGANNEVWSYGEEAYAIFKKYMQMRERLKPYIANLMKEAHEKGTPPMRPLFYDFPEDQLAWETDDAYMFGPDILVAPVLYEGQRTRTLYLPKGATWKNTLTGRIYQGGVNIECEAPLDSIPLFIKDGAAIPL, from the coding sequence ATGGATAGTGTTTTTAGGGTAGATCAAAATCGGTTAATACGTGAATATGATAGTGAAACAATATGGTTGGAACCATGGGGTATCAACAGTTTAAGGGTTCGCTCTACCTTTAAGGAAGTTATGTTGAATGAGGACTGGGCATTGCTTGGACCAGATAGAACTTCACCAGATATTGTTATTAAGGATAATAAAGCATCCATCCAAAACGGTAAGATTCGAGCAGAGATAACAGCAGCAGGGAAAATAACTTTTTTAAACCAAAAAAACGATGTTTTATTAGAGGAATATGTTAGAAACAGAAAGAATATCGACGAATTTTGTAGTGCTTTGAAAATTGATGCTCGGGAGTTCAAGCCGCACCTCGGTGGGGATTATCAATTAAGCCAGAGATTCGAGTCTGATCCTAAAGAGAAGATTTTTGGTATGGGTCAATATCAACAGCCCTATATGGATGTTAAAAATTGCACCTTAGAGTTAGCTCAAAGGAACTCACAAGCTAGTATACCCTTTGCGCTCTCGAGTTTAGGATACGGGTTCTTGTGGAATAATCCTGCTATTGGAAAAGTAACCTTCGGAAAGAATATGACAGAGTGGTCGGTTTATTCCACGCAGCAATTGGATTATTGGATTACTGCAGGCGATACACCGGCAGAAATCGAAGAAGCCTATGCAACAGCAACTGGAAAAGTACCGAATATGCCTGATTATGGATTAGGGTTTTGGCAATGTAAATTACGCTATCAGACACAGGAAGAACTATTGGAAGTAGCGCGGGAATATAAGCAGAGAGAACTACCGATATCCGTCATAGTTATTGATTATTTTCACTGGCCTACACAGGGGGACTGGCGTTTTGATCCAGAATACTGGCCGGATCCAGAAGCTATGGCCAATGAACTGAACGACATGGGCATAGAACTGATGGTTTCAATATGGCCGACTGTTGATAAACAAAGTGAAAATTTTCAGGAAATGTTGCAAAAAGGATATCTTACACGCACTGATAGAGGTATTAGAACTACCCATGATTTTTTAGGTCAAACCCTTTATTTTGATGCAACGAATCCATCTGCTAGAGATTATGTATGGCAAAAAGCCAAGAAAAACTATTATGATAAGGGCATCAAAACTTTCTGGTTAGATGAAGCCGAACCTGAGTATAATGTATATGATTTCGATAACTTCAGATATCATAAAGGACCGAATTTACAAGTGGGCAATATTTATCCAACTATGTTCGCGAAAGCATTTTATGATGGTATGAAAGAAGAAGGCCAAGAAGATGTGGTTAATTTGGTAAGGTGCGGGTGGGCTGGCAGTCAACGGTATGGTTCTCTTATCTGGTCTGGTGATATTGATTCTAGCTTTGCTGCTATGAGAGACCAATTTGCTATCGGATTGAATATGGGACTATCAGGTATTCCGTGGTGGACGACTGATATTGGCGGATTCCATGGAGGTAATCCAGAGGACCTGGATTTCAGGGAGTGTATCATCCGCTGGTTCCAATATGGAGCATTTTGTCCGGTTTTCCGTTTGCACGGTGACCGTGAGCCGCACTCAGAACCCTTGGGCGATAGCGGTGGTGGTCTGTGTCCTAGTGGAGCTAATAATGAAGTTTGGAGTTATGGTGAAGAAGCCTACGCAATCTTTAAGAAATATATGCAGATGCGGGAACGACTCAAACCATATATAGCAAATTTAATGAAGGAAGCACATGAGAAAGGAACACCACCAATGCGTCCTTTGTTTTATGACTTTCCTGAAGATCAGTTAGCCTGGGAAACTGATGATGCTTATATGTTCGGTCCAGATATTTTAGTGGCGCCAGTATTATATGAAGGGCAAAGAACAAGAACTTTATACCTTCCTAAAGGTGCAACATGGAAAAATACACTAACTGGCCGAATTTATCAGGGAGGAGTAAATATAGAATGTGAGGCCCCCTTGGATTCCATTCCACTATTCATAAAAGATGGAGCTGCTATACCTCTTTAA
- a CDS encoding ROK family protein, giving the protein MKTFQTGDQNLVKKINKSVVLNAIEHKGPISRAQISKEEGLNKATVSTMVNELLENKLVYEIGPGQSSGGRKPVMLYFNNHAGHSIGIDLGVNYIRGVLTDLRGNHINEVTQPIDNIEVSSVIHQLNHVITSLINLTPPSPYGIIGIGIGIPGIVDSNGKILFAPNLKWNQVDLRKVVEDTFKIPVTIENEANAGAHGERLYGVGKDVENLVYISVGIGIGTGIIINNKLFKGSSGISGEWGHVTIDGHGNKCPCGNRGCWELYASESVLLEEANKLIKSESNHEINIEHIINEARNGNQEILDLLYRIGDNLGIGITNIINTFNPEMVIIGNRFSELENWIINPINRVLEDRLSVFHRQDSSIKFSGLKNYSCALGSSSFAISKFLSAQRVSVEY; this is encoded by the coding sequence ATGAAAACATTTCAGACTGGGGATCAAAATTTAGTAAAAAAGATCAATAAGTCAGTTGTTTTGAATGCCATTGAACATAAAGGGCCTATATCACGGGCCCAAATTTCAAAGGAAGAAGGTCTTAACAAAGCAACTGTATCAACAATGGTGAATGAATTACTGGAAAACAAACTAGTTTATGAAATAGGTCCTGGACAATCGAGTGGAGGAAGAAAACCCGTGATGCTTTACTTCAATAATCATGCTGGTCATTCAATCGGAATTGACCTTGGAGTCAACTATATTAGGGGTGTTCTTACGGATTTAAGAGGGAATCATATTAATGAAGTAACTCAACCGATCGATAACATTGAAGTAAGTTCAGTCATCCATCAGTTGAATCATGTGATCACTTCTTTAATAAATTTAACACCGCCTAGTCCTTATGGGATTATCGGGATAGGAATCGGAATACCTGGAATCGTGGATAGCAATGGAAAAATCCTTTTTGCCCCTAACTTAAAATGGAATCAGGTAGATCTTCGAAAAGTAGTCGAAGACACATTCAAAATTCCAGTAACTATCGAGAATGAAGCAAATGCTGGCGCCCACGGCGAAAGACTTTACGGTGTCGGTAAAGATGTTGAGAACTTGGTTTACATAAGTGTAGGCATCGGGATAGGTACCGGAATCATTATCAACAATAAATTGTTCAAAGGATCCTCTGGGATTTCAGGGGAGTGGGGACATGTAACAATAGATGGACACGGGAATAAATGCCCATGCGGGAATAGGGGCTGCTGGGAGCTATATGCTTCTGAAAGTGTACTTCTAGAAGAAGCCAATAAACTGATAAAAAGCGAAAGTAATCACGAGATAAACATTGAACATATTATTAATGAAGCTCGAAACGGTAATCAAGAAATCCTCGACTTATTGTATAGGATCGGCGATAATTTAGGAATTGGAATTACAAATATCATCAACACATTCAATCCGGAAATGGTAATCATCGGCAATCGTTTTTCGGAACTCGAAAATTGGATTATAAACCCAATTAATAGAGTTCTCGAAGATAGATTATCTGTCTTCCATAGACAAGACTCAAGCATTAAATTTTCCGGATTGAAAAATTATTCATGCGCACTTGGTTCATCTTCTTTTGCTATTTCAAAATTTTTGTCTGCACAACGAGTATCTGTAGAATACTAA
- a CDS encoding ABC transporter substrate-binding protein, with protein MKKLTGLTFIILMMALVACNGESVTDESSSGDGNGSGSKGNELSIWFHFTGKKQESFLEIVDEYNQSQDKYHLKAEYVPFPDVKKQLSIGLAGGTLPDMTTMDVVDNASFAAKGVLADITSRVEEWGEASNFYDGPLQAAMYKGKYYGLPVGSNALGLFYNEDLLAEAGIVEPPSTWDELKEDAKKLKTDNVTPFAISAVKSEEGTFQYYPFLRSSGADFTDLGSEAAKGSMEFLKSLIDEGYMGSYVVNATQDDIARQFASGKIAMMVNGPWNIERLKQDNPDLNFSISQIPKDEEFASVLGGENIAIIKGKNEEGAFDFLTWFLEPERHETFTAETGAFPSRKDVLENSDKWKEDKYLSGFVPIMNGAVPRGPSPEWPSISEAIQVAIQESLTGAKPVGEALDDAAKKVEDIQNN; from the coding sequence ATGAAAAAACTAACGGGTTTGACATTTATTATCCTTATGATGGCTTTAGTTGCTTGTAACGGTGAATCAGTCACAGATGAATCTTCAAGTGGGGATGGAAATGGAAGTGGGTCTAAAGGAAATGAGTTGAGTATTTGGTTCCATTTCACTGGTAAAAAACAAGAATCTTTTTTAGAGATTGTAGATGAGTATAACCAGTCACAAGACAAATATCATTTGAAAGCGGAATATGTTCCATTCCCTGATGTTAAGAAACAATTATCCATAGGTTTAGCTGGAGGGACATTACCAGACATGACAACGATGGATGTTGTTGATAATGCATCTTTTGCCGCAAAAGGTGTATTGGCGGATATTACTTCTAGAGTCGAAGAATGGGGAGAAGCAAGCAATTTTTATGACGGGCCCCTTCAAGCAGCCATGTATAAAGGGAAGTATTATGGACTCCCTGTAGGTAGTAATGCATTAGGGTTATTTTATAATGAAGATTTATTGGCAGAGGCAGGTATTGTAGAACCACCGAGTACATGGGATGAACTTAAAGAAGATGCTAAGAAACTCAAAACAGATAACGTCACACCATTTGCGATTTCAGCAGTAAAATCAGAAGAAGGGACATTCCAATATTATCCTTTCCTTCGTTCTTCAGGGGCTGACTTCACTGACCTGGGTTCTGAGGCGGCTAAAGGTTCTATGGAGTTTCTGAAAAGTTTGATCGATGAGGGGTATATGGGTAGCTATGTAGTGAATGCAACTCAGGATGATATAGCAAGACAATTTGCGTCAGGGAAAATAGCAATGATGGTTAATGGTCCATGGAATATCGAGAGATTAAAACAGGATAATCCAGATTTAAATTTCTCTATCTCACAAATTCCAAAGGATGAGGAGTTTGCGTCTGTACTCGGTGGAGAGAATATCGCGATTATTAAAGGCAAAAATGAAGAGGGTGCTTTTGACTTCCTGACTTGGTTCTTGGAACCAGAAAGGCACGAAACCTTTACTGCTGAAACAGGAGCCTTTCCTTCCAGAAAAGATGTTCTGGAAAATTCAGATAAGTGGAAAGAGGACAAATATCTGAGTGGTTTTGTACCTATCATGAATGGAGCTGTTCCAAGAGGACCATCACCTGAATGGCCTTCAATTTCTGAAGCCATCCAAGTTGCAATTCAAGAGTCTCTGACGGGTGCAAAACCTGTGGGTGAAGCATTGGATGATGCTGCAAAAAAAGTGGAAGATATTCAGAATAACTAA
- a CDS encoding carbohydrate ABC transporter permease encodes MLKKLTNRWEGYLFVLPAVIFMLALIGYPLIYNIILSFQNVDLANLASGNKSFVGLENYKELLSQGVFGTSVINTIVYTVGSVVFQIAIGFFLAVFFSMKFRFAPFLRGIMMISWLIPLTITALLFKFMMGANEGIFNQFLMTWGIIEDPIAWLSSPKIALWSIIIANIWVGIPFNMLLLSTGLSSLPEDVYESASLDGANWFHKLIHITIPLLKPVLLVVMMLGFIYTFKVFDLVFVMTGGGPINSTEVLSTLAYRYSFNEFQFSLGAAAANVLFLILFVVSLIYLSMIRKDEVN; translated from the coding sequence ATGCTAAAAAAGCTCACAAATAGATGGGAAGGGTACCTATTTGTCCTACCGGCCGTAATTTTCATGTTAGCTCTTATAGGTTACCCCTTAATTTATAACATTATATTAAGTTTTCAAAATGTAGATCTTGCTAATTTAGCTTCAGGTAATAAAAGCTTTGTCGGATTGGAAAATTATAAGGAATTATTAAGCCAAGGTGTGTTTGGAACATCTGTTATCAATACAATCGTATATACTGTCGGTAGTGTCGTATTTCAAATAGCGATTGGTTTTTTCTTAGCTGTGTTTTTCAGTATGAAGTTCCGTTTTGCCCCTTTTTTAAGGGGGATTATGATGATCAGTTGGTTAATTCCACTTACTATCACTGCTCTGTTGTTTAAATTCATGATGGGAGCTAATGAAGGGATTTTTAATCAATTTCTTATGACGTGGGGGATTATTGAGGATCCTATTGCATGGTTATCCAGTCCAAAGATAGCATTATGGAGCATCATTATCGCTAATATTTGGGTGGGTATCCCCTTCAATATGTTATTACTGTCTACTGGATTAAGTAGTTTACCAGAGGATGTCTACGAGAGTGCTAGCTTGGATGGAGCAAACTGGTTCCATAAGTTGATTCATATTACGATTCCTCTCTTAAAACCTGTTCTATTAGTCGTTATGATGCTCGGGTTTATATATACATTCAAAGTATTTGACCTGGTATTTGTAATGACAGGTGGAGGGCCTATAAACTCTACTGAGGTTTTATCGACATTAGCTTATCGTTACTCATTCAATGAATTTCAATTCAGTCTTGGAGCTGCTGCCGCAAATGTGTTGTTCTTGATACTATTTGTAGTGAGCTTAATCTATCTAAGCATGATTAGGAAAGACGAGGTGAATTGA
- a CDS encoding carbohydrate ABC transporter permease: MSKKREWTLNIIGTFIVLLFLFPVYWMIITAFKTQSEIFQSPPTLWPKDFRIQSFIQIFQDNVWQYFLNSLAISGLATILVLILAVPSAYGLARFNVRGKKMMILLFLVTQMLPATVVLTPLFIVFDQFSLLNSYWGPVLSCATLGVPFSVLILRTFFIGIPRELEEAAKIDGCGRFKAFIQVIIPVSLPSIVVCGAISFFFSWGDLIFSMTFNRNQDLWPLTAGIYNAIGRYGIEWNTLMAFATISVLPVIIIFILLQKHLVKGLVSGSVK, from the coding sequence GTGAGTAAAAAAAGAGAATGGACATTAAATATTATTGGGACCTTCATTGTTCTACTATTTCTATTTCCGGTTTACTGGATGATCATCACCGCATTTAAAACCCAGTCTGAAATTTTTCAATCACCACCTACTTTGTGGCCGAAAGATTTCCGAATTCAGAGTTTCATACAGATATTCCAAGATAACGTTTGGCAATATTTCCTTAATAGTTTAGCGATTTCTGGTTTAGCTACTATACTTGTATTGATTTTAGCGGTTCCCTCGGCTTATGGATTGGCTCGATTCAATGTAAGAGGCAAGAAAATGATGATCCTGTTGTTTTTAGTTACACAAATGCTTCCTGCGACTGTTGTGTTGACTCCGCTATTCATCGTTTTTGACCAATTCAGTCTATTGAATAGCTATTGGGGGCCTGTCCTGTCTTGTGCAACGTTGGGTGTACCGTTTTCTGTGCTGATTTTACGTACTTTTTTTATCGGAATACCTAGAGAGTTGGAGGAGGCGGCTAAGATTGATGGGTGTGGACGTTTTAAAGCATTCATTCAGGTGATCATACCTGTATCCCTACCTAGTATTGTGGTTTGCGGGGCGATATCATTTTTCTTCTCATGGGGAGATTTAATATTTAGTATGACTTTTAATAGAAATCAAGATTTATGGCCACTTACAGCTGGAATCTACAATGCGATCGGTCGTTATGGAATTGAGTGGAATACCTTGATGGCTTTTGCGACAATTTCTGTTTTACCAGTGATCATTATCTTCATACTCCTTCAAAAGCACCTAGTGAAAGGGCTAGTAAGTGGTTCAGTTAAATAA
- the yicI gene encoding alpha-xylosidase codes for MKFTNGFWLNREGYDIHHPKSVRDVKVSDNDVTLYAPCKEIEHRGDTLNIPLITIRLSSPEKDTIRVQAYHHKGTSGRKPDFQVEDLSPDVEILNNDKEVVMKSGQLRVKILKEQFEMRFYDGDKELTHSNQKGLAWIKGPQNESYMRSQLNLGVGENLYGLGERFTPFIKNGQVVDTWNKDGGTSSEQSYKNVPFYMSNKGYGVFVNHPENVSFEIGSEAVSKSQFSVRGEELDYYIVNGSSPKQVLSNYTNLTGKPELPPAWSFGLWLTTSFTTDYDEETVTHFVDGMAERDIPLSVFHFDCFWMKEFEWSNFEWDRDSFPDPEGMLRRLKEKGLKICVWINPYISQKSKLFDEAVKHGYLIKRSNGDVWQWDMWQAGMGIVDFTNPDACSWFSGKLKSLLDMGVDSFKTDFGERIPTDVVYFDESDPERMHNYYAYTYNQVVFNLLKEQRGTNEAVLFARSSTAGGQKFPVHWGGDCDATYDSMAESLRGGLSLTMSGFGYWSHDIGGFENTATADLFKRWTAFGLMSSHSRLHGRASYRVPWHYDEESVEVTRHFARLKNRLMPYLYNASIENHSSGVPVMRPMILEFPEDYSCHVLDRQYMLGDSILVAPIFNEQGLASYYLPKGRWTHLLSGKVVSGGKWKEEQYDYMSLPLYVREGSILALGSISDFPDYEYEKNIRFYAYEFMNGKKSKATVSNKNGEVAGSLSFQKTDNKIRVKSDMNGNDYSLVLYNIGSVSSVSSGNWRITEEGVEIEPNPSDNEFQIVL; via the coding sequence ATGAAATTTACAAACGGTTTTTGGTTGAATAGGGAAGGTTATGATATCCATCACCCTAAAAGTGTGCGTGATGTAAAGGTCTCAGATAATGATGTCACCCTTTATGCTCCTTGTAAAGAAATAGAACACAGAGGAGACACACTAAATATACCTTTAATCACTATTCGGCTGTCTTCACCTGAAAAGGATACAATCAGGGTTCAGGCCTATCACCATAAAGGTACATCAGGTAGGAAACCTGATTTTCAAGTAGAAGATCTTTCCCCTGATGTTGAAATATTAAACAATGATAAAGAAGTGGTCATGAAAAGCGGTCAACTTCGTGTGAAAATTTTAAAGGAACAATTCGAAATGAGATTTTATGATGGTGATAAAGAGCTCACTCACAGTAATCAGAAGGGTTTAGCCTGGATTAAAGGACCACAAAATGAATCTTATATGCGTAGCCAATTGAACCTCGGAGTAGGTGAAAACTTGTACGGATTAGGAGAAAGATTTACTCCTTTTATTAAAAATGGACAAGTGGTAGATACATGGAATAAAGATGGAGGGACAAGTTCAGAGCAGTCATATAAAAATGTACCTTTCTATATGAGTAATAAGGGATACGGGGTGTTTGTGAACCACCCAGAAAATGTGAGTTTTGAAATAGGCTCTGAGGCTGTTTCGAAGAGTCAGTTTAGTGTCAGGGGGGAAGAGCTTGATTATTATATCGTCAACGGATCATCACCGAAACAAGTATTAAGTAATTACACGAATTTAACCGGGAAACCTGAATTGCCGCCAGCATGGTCTTTCGGACTGTGGCTGACCACCTCTTTTACAACTGATTACGATGAAGAAACAGTCACTCATTTTGTTGATGGCATGGCGGAAAGAGATATCCCATTAAGCGTCTTTCACTTTGATTGTTTTTGGATGAAGGAATTTGAATGGAGCAACTTCGAATGGGATAGGGACTCATTCCCAGACCCAGAAGGGATGCTTCGAAGACTCAAAGAAAAAGGTCTTAAAATATGCGTATGGATCAACCCTTATATTTCTCAAAAATCAAAGTTGTTTGATGAGGCTGTGAAACATGGCTATTTAATTAAAAGATCTAATGGGGATGTATGGCAATGGGACATGTGGCAGGCAGGGATGGGGATTGTAGACTTTACGAATCCGGATGCTTGCTCTTGGTTCTCTGGTAAGTTGAAATCTTTATTAGACATGGGGGTAGATTCTTTTAAAACTGATTTTGGGGAACGTATCCCGACTGATGTGGTCTATTTTGATGAATCCGATCCTGAACGTATGCATAATTACTATGCCTACACATACAATCAAGTCGTTTTTAATTTACTTAAAGAACAAAGAGGAACGAACGAAGCGGTCCTATTTGCTAGATCTTCTACTGCAGGAGGACAAAAGTTCCCTGTTCATTGGGGCGGCGACTGTGATGCCACTTATGACTCTATGGCAGAAAGTTTACGTGGAGGATTATCATTGACAATGTCGGGGTTTGGTTACTGGAGTCACGATATTGGTGGTTTTGAAAATACTGCTACCGCTGACTTATTCAAGAGGTGGACAGCATTTGGGTTAATGTCTAGCCATAGCAGACTCCACGGTAGGGCATCTTATAGGGTTCCCTGGCATTATGACGAGGAATCTGTGGAAGTAACTAGGCATTTTGCTCGTCTGAAAAATAGATTGATGCCTTATCTATATAATGCTTCAATAGAAAATCATAGTTCAGGGGTACCCGTTATGCGTCCAATGATTTTAGAGTTTCCTGAAGATTATTCATGTCATGTTCTGGATCGACAGTATATGTTAGGTGATTCAATTTTAGTCGCACCGATATTCAATGAGCAAGGGCTAGCTTCTTACTATTTACCAAAAGGTCGATGGACTCACTTATTATCCGGAAAAGTAGTCAGTGGCGGAAAGTGGAAGGAAGAACAGTATGATTACATGAGTCTTCCTTTGTATGTTAGGGAAGGTTCAATTCTAGCTCTAGGTTCTATAAGTGATTTTCCTGATTATGAATATGAAAAAAATATTAGATTTTATGCTTATGAATTTATGAATGGCAAAAAGTCTAAAGCTACAGTATCCAATAAGAACGGGGAAGTAGCTGGAAGTCTCTCATTTCAAAAAACTGATAATAAAATCAGAGTAAAATCAGACATGAACGGGAACGATTACTCGTTAGTCTTATATAACATTGGTTCGGTTTCTTCTGTATCTTCAGGGAACTGGAGAATAACAGAAGAAGGGGTGGAAATAGAACCGAATCCGTCAGATAACGAGTTCCAAATAGTATTATAA